One segment of Tamlana crocina DNA contains the following:
- a CDS encoding shikimate kinase: MIIILIGYMASGKSSIGKRLAKKLNYKFVDLDDYIEDKENLSVSKIFKKKGEVYFRKQESHYLKKLLKKDKNMILAVGGGTPCYSDNMTLILEADEVKSVYLKASLPNLANKLMEKKAKRPLIAHIETLEAMTEFIGKHLFERMPFYEQAETHVSIDGKDKDEVTKEVAEKLL, from the coding sequence ATGATTATAATATTAATTGGATATATGGCTTCAGGAAAGTCTTCAATAGGCAAAAGATTGGCCAAAAAGCTGAATTATAAGTTTGTTGATTTGGATGATTACATCGAAGACAAAGAAAATTTGTCCGTTTCAAAAATATTCAAGAAAAAAGGAGAGGTATATTTTAGGAAGCAGGAAAGCCATTATTTAAAGAAACTGCTTAAAAAGGACAAAAACATGATATTGGCCGTTGGTGGAGGTACGCCTTGCTACAGCGATAACATGACACTTATTTTGGAAGCCGATGAGGTGAAAAGTGTTTATTTAAAAGCTTCGTTGCCAAATTTGGCCAATAAATTGATGGAGAAAAAAGCCAAGCGACCATTAATTGCACATATCGAAACTCTGGAAGCCATGACGGAATTTATCGGGAAACACCTGTTTGAGCGCATGCCGTTTTACGAGCAGGCAGAAACGCATGTGTCCATTGATGGTAAAGATAAAGATGAAGTGACCAAAGAAGTCGCAGAAAAATTACTCTAA
- a CDS encoding phosphoribosyltransferase family protein, which yields MAVNSNVILNHTEITNKIRRIAFQIYESNVNETEIVLAGIDKNGYVFAKKIKSVLQNISDMNVLLCKVSMDKKNPWKAISTSIPEKDYENKSLVLVDDVLNSGTTLIYGVKHFLNVPLKQFKTAVLVNRNHKKYPIKADFKGISLSTSLHEHVHVVLEGKTFEAVLE from the coding sequence ATGGCCGTTAACAGCAACGTGATTTTAAACCACACCGAAATAACCAATAAGATTAGGCGTATTGCTTTTCAGATATACGAAAGTAACGTTAACGAAACCGAAATCGTTTTAGCGGGAATTGACAAGAACGGCTATGTTTTTGCAAAAAAAATAAAATCTGTACTACAGAATATTTCAGACATGAATGTGTTACTCTGCAAGGTTAGCATGGACAAAAAAAATCCGTGGAAAGCCATTAGCACTTCCATTCCTGAAAAGGATTACGAAAACAAATCGTTAGTGTTGGTTGATGATGTTTTAAATTCCGGAACCACATTAATTTATGGCGTTAAACACTTTTTGAATGTGCCATTAAAACAGTTTAAAACGGCTGTATTGGTAAACCGAAACCACAAAAAATACCCTATTAAAGCAGATTTTAAGGGTATTTCGTTATCTACGTCGTTGCACGAACATGTGCATGTGGTTTTGGAAGGTAAAACCTTTGAGGCTGTTTTAGAGTAA
- a CDS encoding RNA-binding S4 domain-containing protein translates to MRVDKYLWCIRYYKTRSIATTACKKGHVKVNGDTAKPSREVYPQDRIELRKDQINYQLKVNDIPESRVGAKLVDIFRTDTTPKEQFEARELLKYSKDYYRKKGTGRPTKKDRRDIDDYTNENE, encoded by the coding sequence ATGCGTGTAGATAAGTATTTATGGTGTATTAGATATTACAAAACCCGAAGCATTGCCACTACGGCTTGTAAAAAAGGCCATGTAAAAGTGAATGGCGATACGGCAAAGCCCAGTAGGGAAGTTTACCCACAAGACCGTATTGAATTGCGAAAGGACCAAATAAACTACCAACTGAAAGTTAATGACATTCCCGAAAGCCGTGTAGGTGCCAAATTGGTTGATATTTTCCGCACCGATACCACGCCTAAGGAACAGTTTGAAGCTCGCGAGCTTTTAAAATATTCGAAAGATTACTACCGAAAAAAAGGCACCGGCCGCCCTACCAAAAAAGATAGGCGCGACATTGATGATTATACTAACGAAAATGAGTAA
- a CDS encoding FKBP-type peptidyl-prolyl cis-trans isomerase, with translation MNIKKFSLLVVAALFVFTACKKDDDGVDVPVIEIRDRAQQQDDDMDSINEYLKSHYYNKSHFTGNSDPRIADLIITEITDEVISPEADSLLINVVGAPKTTRYADIDYEFYAWNLSAGGGKSPSFADNIRVIYEGSLLDGTVFDVTFSPVDFDLAGDLISGWKKGFPLFSAAQDFEINGDGTVNYINPGVGVMFLPSGLAYFSDSRPGATYAPLVFKFELYQTFVNDHDNDGIPSFIEDIDQNGELDDNTDGDISSVTRLPLYDFVDADDDNDGIPTRDELESITYTINTNIGEVEPDFDGSMVEFVQSRTETNGIITIKTKKLVDSNGDDKWDYLDDTIKIRNSND, from the coding sequence ATGAATATAAAGAAATTTAGCCTACTTGTTGTTGCTGCCCTTTTTGTTTTTACGGCCTGTAAAAAAGATGACGATGGTGTGGATGTTCCGGTAATTGAAATTAGAGACCGCGCCCAGCAACAAGATGACGATATGGATTCTATTAATGAATATCTAAAAAGTCATTATTATAATAAAAGTCATTTTACAGGAAACAGTGATCCAAGAATTGCCGATTTGATTATTACTGAAATCACAGATGAAGTTATTTCGCCAGAAGCCGACTCATTGCTTATCAACGTTGTCGGAGCGCCAAAAACTACACGCTATGCAGATATAGACTATGAATTTTATGCATGGAATCTTAGTGCTGGGGGAGGTAAATCACCAAGTTTTGCTGATAATATAAGAGTGATTTATGAAGGTTCTCTTTTAGACGGAACTGTATTTGACGTTACTTTCTCTCCTGTTGATTTTGACCTGGCAGGAGATTTAATCTCTGGTTGGAAGAAGGGGTTTCCTTTATTTTCAGCGGCACAAGACTTTGAGATAAATGGGGATGGCACAGTGAACTATATTAATCCTGGAGTAGGGGTTATGTTTTTACCCTCTGGCTTGGCTTATTTTTCAGATTCCAGGCCTGGAGCTACATATGCGCCATTAGTTTTTAAGTTTGAGTTGTACCAAACATTTGTTAATGATCATGACAACGATGGTATTCCCTCATTTATTGAAGATATTGACCAAAATGGAGAGTTAGATGATAATACCGACGGAGATATATCGTCTGTTACTCGTTTGCCATTATATGATTTTGTGGATGCAGATGACGATAACGATGGCATCCCAACCCGAGATGAATTAGAGTCCATAACCTACACAATCAATACTAATATTGGTGAAGTAGAACCAGATTTTGATGGTAGTATGGTAGAGTTCGTTCAAAGCAGAACAGAAACCAATGGTATTATTACCATAAAAACAAAGAAACTGGTTGATTCTAATGGTGATGATAAATGGGATTATCTTGACGATACCATTAAAATAAGGAACAGCAACGATTAA
- a CDS encoding HTTM domain-containing protein, translating into MSFNIKTYPNQNTHAAPLAVFRMAFGVMMCLSIVRFWYRGWIETLYLQPKFHFSYYGFEWVKPLGSYTYLLFVICGISALLVAVGLKYRFAIITFFLSFTYIELMDKTTYLNHYYFISLLSFLMIFLPANAYFSVDNLIKKQSYRNVPKWSIDSIKLLLGIVYFYAGLAKINSDWLCRAQPLKIWLPSKYDLPLLGETLMNQNWFHYAMSWSGMLYDLSIPFLLLYKRTRILAFVLVVFFHVFTRVLFPIGMFPFIMIVSALIFFDAGFHEKIIDFLRRFLKKWSLRAESRNLKSITIKENFNIKRKKLVLPIVGVFFVIQLLFPFRYLLYPGELFWTEEGYRFSWRVMLMEKMGISTFKIVNAETGDFFYVNNADFLTSFQEKQMSFQPDFILEYAHYLGDHFTSQGHKNVQVFVESYVALNGRLSAPFIDKTVDLYAEKESFKLKTWILPFTDDIKGL; encoded by the coding sequence ATGAGTTTTAACATCAAAACATACCCAAACCAAAATACGCATGCTGCACCTTTGGCTGTTTTTAGGATGGCTTTTGGGGTTATGATGTGTTTGAGTATTGTTCGGTTTTGGTACCGTGGGTGGATTGAAACTTTATACCTTCAGCCCAAATTCCATTTTTCGTATTACGGTTTCGAGTGGGTAAAACCTTTGGGCAGTTATACCTATTTACTTTTTGTTATCTGCGGAATATCTGCGCTATTGGTTGCCGTGGGGCTCAAATATCGTTTTGCCATCATCACCTTTTTTTTAAGTTTTACTTACATTGAACTGATGGATAAAACCACTTACCTGAACCACTATTACTTCATCAGTCTGCTCAGTTTTTTGATGATTTTTTTACCTGCAAACGCTTATTTTTCCGTTGATAATTTAATCAAAAAACAAAGCTATAGAAACGTTCCAAAATGGAGTATCGATAGCATAAAACTGCTTTTGGGCATCGTGTATTTTTACGCCGGTTTGGCCAAAATAAATTCCGATTGGCTCTGCCGTGCCCAACCCCTAAAAATATGGCTGCCCTCAAAATATGATCTGCCGTTACTTGGCGAGACCTTGATGAACCAAAACTGGTTTCACTACGCCATGAGTTGGAGCGGTATGTTGTACGATTTGTCCATTCCGTTTTTACTGCTTTACAAACGCACCCGTATATTGGCCTTTGTTTTAGTAGTGTTTTTTCATGTGTTTACTCGAGTGTTGTTCCCCATCGGCATGTTTCCGTTCATTATGATCGTTTCCGCATTGATATTTTTTGATGCTGGCTTCCATGAAAAAATTATCGATTTTTTAAGAAGATTTCTGAAAAAATGGTCACTTCGAGCGGAGTCGAGAAATCTCAAATCGATCACAATCAAAGAAAATTTCAACATCAAACGAAAAAAGCTAGTGTTGCCAATCGTTGGCGTATTTTTTGTTATCCAATTATTATTTCCGTTTCGTTATTTGCTATATCCCGGCGAATTGTTTTGGACCGAAGAAGGTTACCGTTTTTCGTGGCGCGTGATGCTGATGGAAAAAATGGGAATTTCAACGTTTAAGATTGTCAATGCCGAAACAGGTGATTTCTTTTATGTGAACAATGCCGATTTTTTAACATCCTTTCAGGAGAAACAAATGAGTTTTCAGCCCGATTTCATTTTGGAATATGCCCATTATCTGGGCGACCACTTTACATCGCAAGGCCATAAAAATGTTCAGGTTTTTGTAGAAAGTTACGTGGCATTAAATGGCCGATTGAGTGCGCCGTTTATTGATAAAACCGTAGATTTGTACGCCGAAAAAGAATCGTTTAAACTCAAAACCTGGATATTACCTTTTACTGATGACATTAAAGGCCTTTAA
- a CDS encoding TonB-dependent receptor yields the protein MTLKAFKLIAALLFSLSFYAQNSVNGSVYLLKNNKPIAGVEVYDKTSGLVATTNSLGEFQFETIKKHLTLVFFSFEYEVEEVAINTEESQNLNITLKDLTTTLSEVEITARKRRVFELRRLNDVEGTAIYAGKKTEVVLLDESMANLATNNARQIYSQVAGLNIYQNDDAGLQLNIGGRGLDPNRTANFNTRQNDYDISADVLGYPESYYTPASEGISEIQVIRGAASLQYGTQFGGLINFKMKQPNPNKSLEVITRNTLGSYGLYTNFTSLSGTKDKFSYYGYFNYKKGDGFRPNSEFESKNVFAHLGYQFSEKTSLTGNFTHLHYLAQQAGGLTDNMFYNDPYQSNRARNWFKVNWLLYNLKFAHEFSKNTNFTFSFFGLDAYRKAVGFRGDPYPSGLNKNPILEEDFVDSNGEYFYNRDVLVGNFQNWGAEARLLTKYNLFDKESVFLIGSKYYNANNSSQQGAGSKGVSPEFSILNEENADYPNVSDFSYPNRNLSVFGENIFRFTDRFSVTPGFRFEYIKTQSEGVYYQKNYDNANNLISSIENTDNRTFDRNFVLLGIGTSYKPTEVVELYGNISQNYRSVTFNDIRSVSPTFIIDENITDEKGFTVDFGARGKFKKSVSYDMGLFGVSYKERIGDILDNRANRVRTNVGDAFIYGFEGFFDWNILDVFDNISTRYKLKLGVNFAYIESEYTNSLRNGVEGNQVEFIPKVNLKTMLRFGYKNLLGSIQYSYLSEQYTDAFESEKATTGELREGVIGEIPAYDILDVSLSYSYKNFKLETGINNLLDNAYFTRRATGYPGPGIIPSAPRNWYATLQIKI from the coding sequence ATGACATTAAAGGCCTTTAAACTTATTGCCGCACTACTTTTTAGCTTGTCGTTTTATGCACAAAATAGCGTAAATGGTTCGGTTTATCTTCTGAAAAACAACAAACCCATAGCAGGGGTTGAGGTGTACGACAAAACATCCGGTTTGGTGGCCACTACCAATAGTTTGGGCGAGTTTCAGTTCGAAACCATAAAAAAGCACCTCACCTTGGTATTCTTTTCCTTTGAATACGAAGTTGAAGAAGTTGCGATAAACACAGAAGAATCCCAAAATTTAAATATCACTTTAAAGGATTTAACCACCACATTGAGTGAGGTTGAAATCACAGCTAGAAAACGTCGCGTTTTTGAATTACGCCGATTGAACGATGTAGAAGGCACGGCCATTTACGCGGGAAAGAAAACCGAAGTGGTACTGCTGGACGAATCGATGGCAAATTTAGCTACCAACAACGCTCGGCAAATCTACAGTCAGGTAGCGGGTTTGAATATTTACCAAAACGACGATGCTGGTTTGCAGTTGAATATCGGTGGCCGAGGCTTGGACCCCAACCGAACAGCCAATTTCAATACCCGCCAAAACGATTACGACATCAGTGCCGATGTGTTGGGTTACCCCGAAAGCTATTATACTCCGGCTTCCGAAGGAATTTCTGAAATTCAAGTGATTCGTGGGGCGGCTTCGTTGCAGTACGGTACGCAGTTTGGCGGATTGATAAATTTTAAAATGAAACAGCCCAACCCGAACAAATCTTTAGAAGTTATCACAAGAAATACTTTGGGCAGTTATGGGCTTTATACCAATTTTACCAGTTTAAGCGGAACGAAGGATAAATTTAGCTATTATGGCTATTTCAACTATAAAAAAGGAGATGGTTTTCGCCCCAATTCGGAGTTCGAATCCAAAAATGTGTTTGCGCATTTGGGGTATCAGTTTAGTGAAAAAACGTCGTTGACGGGCAATTTTACCCACTTGCACTATTTGGCACAACAAGCTGGTGGGTTAACCGATAATATGTTTTACAACGACCCATACCAAAGCAATCGGGCGCGCAACTGGTTTAAAGTGAACTGGCTACTTTATAACCTTAAATTTGCCCATGAGTTTTCTAAAAATACCAATTTTACTTTTAGTTTTTTTGGACTTGATGCTTACAGAAAAGCTGTTGGTTTTAGGGGGGATCCTTATCCATCTGGTTTGAATAAAAATCCAATTTTAGAAGAAGATTTTGTAGATTCAAACGGTGAATACTTTTATAATAGAGATGTTTTAGTTGGCAATTTTCAAAATTGGGGAGCTGAAGCAAGGTTGTTGACAAAGTATAACCTTTTTGATAAAGAATCGGTTTTCTTGATAGGAAGTAAATATTACAATGCAAATAACTCAAGTCAACAAGGTGCGGGAAGTAAAGGTGTTTCTCCAGAATTCTCTATTTTGAATGAGGAAAATGCAGATTATCCTAATGTTTCAGATTTCAGTTACCCAAATAGAAACCTATCTGTTTTCGGTGAGAACATTTTCAGGTTTACAGATAGATTTTCGGTAACGCCCGGTTTTCGTTTCGAATATATAAAAACACAAAGCGAAGGCGTATATTACCAAAAGAATTATGACAACGCCAATAACTTAATATCTTCAATTGAGAATACAGATAATAGAACTTTTGACAGGAATTTTGTTTTGTTGGGTATAGGGACTAGCTATAAACCTACAGAGGTTGTTGAGCTATATGGGAATATTTCGCAAAATTATAGATCTGTTACTTTCAATGATATTCGGTCGGTTAGTCCAACTTTTATAATTGACGAAAATATCACCGATGAAAAAGGTTTTACTGTAGATTTTGGAGCACGGGGAAAGTTCAAAAAATCTGTTTCTTATGATATGGGACTTTTTGGAGTTAGTTACAAAGAAAGAATAGGTGATATTTTAGACAATAGGGCCAATCGGGTAAGAACTAATGTTGGTGATGCCTTTATTTATGGTTTTGAAGGTTTTTTTGATTGGAACATCTTGGATGTATTTGATAACATTTCTACAAGATATAAATTGAAATTAGGAGTCAATTTTGCCTATATTGAATCTGAATACACAAATTCCTTAAGGAACGGCGTGGAAGGAAACCAAGTAGAGTTCATTCCTAAAGTGAACTTAAAAACCATGCTGAGATTTGGGTATAAAAACCTATTGGGAAGCATTCAATATTCATATTTGTCCGAACAATACACCGATGCCTTTGAATCGGAAAAGGCAACCACGGGCGAACTTAGAGAAGGCGTTATAGGCGAAATTCCGGCATACGATATTTTGGATGTGTCGCTATCCTACAGTTACAAAAACTTCAAGCTGGAAACGGGCATCAATAACCTTTTGGATAATGCCTATTTTACACGTCGGGCAACGGGATATCCCGGGCCGGGCATCATTCCATCGGCACCTCGAAATTGGTACGCCACGCTTCAAATTAAAATATAA
- a CDS encoding outer membrane beta-barrel protein, translated as MNSLRGISTLILVLFSTALFAQRFSLEGIVKDKDSLVLEGATVYLQSVADSVPMSYGITNKNGEFSLQVNAEDDKQAIFNIAYLGYKPFKKDVAVPEGKLLNLGTIFLEDQMESLNAVSIVGKAPPVVIKKDTIEYNADSFKTMPNDMVEDLLRKIPGIEIDVDGGITVNGVEVEAINVDGMEFFGDQKGEVALKNIPSSAVSKVQVTDFKTENQKFTGEESDSGTKEINLKIKKGRNKAYFGDVNVGYGTDERYQANANLFQIIEGKQLGVIMGSNNINMGRGFNALPDATSSNGLIESNFVGTNFSKGKWDETQIKADYRYSVQDTERGQKSYAENFLPDRNYITNSNSSSFNNSERHDAGAEVKFLTDPKNKTSNRQVRISNEMDFDSRHNDAYSTSDRISELNNGDLVSQYFSTNESSNSNYSFDNEFHVAARLGGRRDFLFMGVNTSFDKEDGESANYSRNELANSGDVVVQDQISSTRNNSSRINLFGRFSKEIFEDFRIMPGYSATVNTDINEKSIYDYNEDTEEYDNFNTQISTDSRYISTTVRPSLRLRYQYKDIRFELEGAYTNTFRKYVDDIIEDRNFKNDFKYLTYSGRIRYRDENGYKNISLDYRQNVDLPSISQLQPVPNVSNITHIVTGNPDLEPGVSHNFRFRYQNNLAANKLSFNGSANADFVNDKIINSTITDEDLIRYTTYENIDGDYRLSGNLGVNKSFLNQKTNYNLGVRLSGNYDNIRSIQNGVKFTAKTNTLSPSVSLSYSYDKKIEINTSYSYSTTSTEYNTDAFNDNDYFVQNVRFESTLFFLKNVFFNNKLSYRYNSRVGDDFDGDAVFWNAGLGVQFFKQKGTLTLVGYDMLGMNNGFSRSVTETAIRDVENQILEQYFMLTFVYKFGKFAGQNMSDGRGGRGKVRMGKPRRL; from the coding sequence TTGAATAGTTTAAGAGGCATTTCAACATTAATTTTAGTTTTGTTTAGTACGGCGTTGTTCGCTCAGCGTTTTTCATTAGAAGGCATTGTAAAAGATAAAGATTCGTTGGTATTGGAAGGCGCAACGGTGTACCTGCAAAGCGTTGCCGACAGCGTTCCGATGTCTTACGGCATTACCAATAAAAACGGCGAATTTTCATTGCAAGTGAATGCAGAGGACGATAAGCAGGCTATTTTTAACATTGCCTATTTGGGGTATAAACCTTTTAAAAAGGATGTTGCCGTTCCCGAGGGTAAATTATTAAATCTGGGCACCATTTTTTTGGAAGACCAAATGGAATCCTTGAATGCAGTCTCAATCGTTGGAAAAGCACCACCGGTGGTGATTAAAAAGGACACCATTGAATATAATGCCGATAGTTTTAAAACCATGCCCAACGATATGGTGGAAGATTTACTGCGGAAAATTCCGGGTATTGAAATTGATGTTGATGGGGGTATTACCGTAAACGGCGTTGAGGTTGAGGCGATTAATGTGGATGGTATGGAGTTTTTTGGCGACCAAAAAGGGGAAGTGGCTTTAAAAAACATCCCCAGTAGCGCGGTGAGCAAAGTGCAGGTAACCGACTTTAAAACCGAAAACCAAAAATTTACGGGCGAGGAATCTGATTCGGGTACCAAAGAAATCAACCTGAAAATTAAAAAAGGTAGAAATAAGGCTTACTTCGGCGATGTAAATGTGGGCTACGGTACCGACGAGCGGTATCAGGCCAATGCCAATCTGTTCCAAATCATAGAAGGGAAGCAGCTTGGCGTTATTATGGGAAGCAACAACATTAATATGGGGCGTGGGTTTAATGCCTTGCCGGATGCCACATCGAGTAATGGATTGATTGAATCTAATTTTGTGGGTACTAATTTTTCAAAAGGAAAATGGGACGAAACGCAAATTAAGGCCGATTACCGATACAGTGTTCAAGACACCGAAAGGGGCCAAAAAAGTTATGCCGAAAATTTTCTGCCAGATAGAAATTATATCACCAATTCCAACAGTAGCAGCTTTAACAATTCTGAACGCCACGATGCTGGGGCCGAAGTGAAGTTTTTAACCGATCCCAAAAACAAAACTTCCAATAGGCAAGTAAGAATCTCCAATGAAATGGATTTTGATTCGAGGCACAACGATGCCTACTCAACCTCAGATCGTATTTCAGAACTTAACAATGGCGATTTGGTGAGTCAATATTTTTCAACCAACGAATCTTCAAATTCAAATTATTCTTTTGACAATGAATTCCATGTTGCAGCACGGCTTGGTGGCCGAAGAGACTTTTTGTTTATGGGCGTCAATACCTCTTTTGATAAAGAGGACGGCGAGAGTGCCAATTATTCCAGAAACGAGCTGGCAAACAGTGGCGATGTGGTGGTGCAGGATCAAATTTCGAGCACTCGAAACAATTCTTCCAGGATTAATCTCTTCGGAAGGTTCAGCAAGGAGATTTTTGAAGATTTCAGGATTATGCCGGGCTACAGTGCCACGGTAAATACCGATATCAATGAAAAAAGCATTTATGATTATAATGAAGACACCGAAGAATACGATAATTTCAATACCCAAATAAGTACAGATAGCCGTTATATTTCTACTACGGTACGCCCGTCGCTACGTTTGCGTTATCAGTACAAAGATATCCGTTTTGAGCTGGAGGGGGCTTACACCAATACGTTCAGAAAATATGTTGACGACATTATTGAGGACAGAAATTTTAAAAATGATTTTAAATATTTAACCTATTCGGGTAGAATTCGCTACCGCGACGAAAATGGGTATAAAAATATTTCGTTGGATTATAGGCAGAATGTCGATTTGCCGTCTATCAGTCAGTTGCAACCCGTACCCAATGTGAGCAATATTACGCATATTGTTACCGGTAACCCCGATTTGGAACCAGGCGTTAGCCACAACTTCCGTTTTAGGTACCAAAATAATTTGGCGGCCAATAAGCTTAGTTTTAATGGAAGTGCAAATGCCGATTTTGTAAACGATAAGATTATAAATTCAACCATTACTGATGAAGATTTAATCCGTTACACCACCTACGAAAATATTGATGGCGATTATAGATTATCTGGAAATTTAGGAGTGAACAAGTCGTTTTTAAACCAAAAGACAAATTACAATTTAGGCGTTCGGCTATCGGGAAATTATGATAATATCAGATCCATTCAAAACGGGGTAAAATTCACGGCCAAAACCAATACGTTAAGCCCGTCGGTTTCGTTGAGCTATTCCTACGATAAAAAAATAGAAATCAATACTTCGTACAGTTACAGTACTACCAGTACAGAATATAATACCGATGCATTTAATGATAACGACTATTTTGTTCAAAATGTGCGGTTCGAGTCTACCTTATTTTTCTTGAAAAATGTCTTTTTCAACAACAAACTGTCTTACCGATATAACAGTAGGGTGGGCGACGATTTTGATGGAGATGCCGTGTTTTGGAATGCCGGTTTGGGCGTACAGTTCTTCAAACAAAAAGGCACGCTTACTTTGGTGGGCTACGATATGTTGGGGATGAATAACGGGTTTAGCCGATCGGTAACAGAAACGGCCATTCGTGACGTGGAAAACCAAATATTGGAACAGTACTTTATGCTCACCTTTGTGTATAAGTTTGGAAAGTTTGCAGGTCAGAATATGAGTGATGGTAGAG